The following is a genomic window from Vibrio cyclitrophicus.
ACCAGACATCCATTCAGGTGTACTCACTGATCGGTTCAGCGGAGAGAAAATAGAGCGAACGGCTTGCTGCAAGATTAAGCTGATACCAAAGGTGGCGAGCAAGGTCTCTAATGGACGCCCATAAAGGTGACGAATCACGCTTCGCTCAATCGCAATACCCACTAAGCCCGAAACGATGAATGCTGCAGGAATAGAAAGTATTAGCGCTAAACCAATATGATTCGGCATCAGAAGTTGCAATACATAGGTGGTGTAAGCGCCAATCATGATCAGCTCACCATGAGCCATGTTGATAACGCCCATCACACCAAAGGTGATCGCTAAGCCAATGCCCGCTAGTACCAATACCGAACCTAAACTCAAGCCAAAGAATACGGTTTCAACACCTGAGTACAGAGCTTGGCTTTGTTGATAATCGTCCATCGCACGCTCTGTTGCAGCCAAAATGCTTGGTTCTTGCTCACCGTTAAGTAGTTGGTTCAGTGTTTTTAGAACGACTGAATGCTTAAAGTCGCCCACTCGTTCAATCGATGTTACTCGAGCTTCAGTTGTTGCACTGTTATCAAGCGAGGTAAAAATAGCTAATGACAAATCCATTAGTTCAGCGACTTTACCATCGGTCTCATTTTCTCTAAGTTCGGATAAACGATCGATGATAGTGGCATCCTTAGTTCCCAGTAGATCGAGAACCGCTTGATAACGCACATCTGGGTTACTGCTATTTAATCCAATAGAGGCAATTTCACCCCGTAAGATCCCGCGAAGTTTGTTGTTTACGCGCACCTTTTTAAACAGCTTAGCATTGTCGATATTGAGAGTTGATTCATCCCATACAGACTGAACTGAAGTGGCTGTTTTGGTGTTTTGAATGAGATAGAGCTGTTTATAATGTTCGTTTTTTTTATCATTGAAGTAATAGAGATTGCCGTTTAACCATCCATCTAAAATAGCCTTCGACACGTCTTCCGTTTGTGTCTCAATGATCCAATCGATGGCTAGCTCTTTATCCGATGTTTTTTTACCAACTAGCGCCTTGGTAAAGCTAGCTTCATCCGTTATTCCAGCAAAAGCCAACTGAGCACTGATAGCCATGAGCAACAGCGCCTTAAATACGTTTAATACGTTCTTCATCCCTGCTTCCTTAACCAACAAGTTAGATATTGTTATTTTTTACTTGGTGGATGTTTGGATAGTTGTTGTGACTTGAAACTAATTTGAGCCTTCTCTTTCGTTGCGCCTCCATGCAGAAGCACTCTTCCCTAAAGAGAAGGCTCAATATTCATAGCTAGTAGTTACCGGTAATAGCTAACACCCAGTAACGAAAGCTGATAACCAGTAACTAGTTATCAGCCAAGAGCGAATAACTCTAGTTACCACCAGAACACTTTTTAGTTTCAACGTTGAACGCACCACATGAGAATGGCTTAGACCAACTAGAGAATAGTTTTGCTGATTCAGGTAAGTAGTTAGACCAAGCATCACCTGCAACAAGGCCTGTGGTTTCCCAAACGATGTCAAACTGGCCATCATCTTGAATCTCACCAATCAATACAGGTTTAGTTATGTGGTGGTTTGGTAGCATGGTTGAGTAGCCACCAGATAGGTTTGGAACAGACACACCAATCAATGCATCTTGCACCGCTTCGGCATCGGTTGTGCCCGCATTAGTCACAGCTTGAGCCCACATATTGAAACCAATATAGTGTGCTTCCATCGGGTCATTCGTTACACGTTTGTCACTCTTAATGAATGACTGCCATGTTTCAACGAACTCTTCATTGACTTCGGTATCGACGCTCATGAAATAGTTCCATGCCGCTAAGTGACCCACTAGAGGTTCAGTATCCATGCCCGATAGCTCTTCTTCGCCAACCGAGAATGCAATCACCGGAATGTCTTCAGATGAAACACCTTGAGCACCAAGCTCTTTATAGAAAGGTACGTTTGCATCACCATTCACAGTAGATACAACGGCGGTTTTCTTACCAGCTTCACCAAACTTCTTGATATCTGAAACAATAGATTGCCAATCAGAATGACCAAACGGTGTGTAGTTGATCATGATGTCTTCTTCTGCGACACCTTTACTTTTTAGGTAGGCCTCTAAGATCTTATTGGTGGTACGTGGATAAACGTAATCGGTACCTGCAAGCACCCAACGTTCCACTTCAAGTTCATCCATTAAGTAATCAACGGCAGGAATCGCTTGTTGGTTTGGCGCAGCACCGGTGTAGAAAACGTTTTTAGAGGACTCTTCGCCTTCATACTGTACTGGGTAGAAAAGGATGCTGTTTAGCTCTTCAAAAACTGGCAGCATGGATTTACGTGATACCGATGTCCAACCACCAAATACCACATCCACTTTTTCTTTCTCGATAAGCTCACGTGCTTTCTCAGCAAACAACGGCCAGTTTGACGCAGGGTCAACAACTACAGGCTCAAGCTTCTTACCAAGTAAGCCACCTTTTTTGTTTTGCTCGTCGATGAGCATAAGAACGGTATCTTTTAGCGTTGTTTCACTGATCGCCATAGTGCCTGACAATGAATGTAGAACGCCGACTTTAATGGTATCGTCAGCCGCAAGCACTGTTGCAGAAGAAAATGAAAGTGTTGTACACAGTGCAGCTAGCGATAAATTGAACACCTTGTTCATGATTGTTACTCCATAATTGTATTTTTGTTATTCAATTACAGAGTTACAAGAAGAGTGCCAAACTTAAAACATAACCAACAAAGTTTTAAGCCTTTGTATTTAATAGTACTTTAACTAAGTTAACACCAATGCAGTGCATAGCGACAAGGTTACTATGTTTCATGCTGGTGCAGTGACGATAAGATTGAACCAAGATGACACACGCATATTCGCTAAATACAAAAAAGGCCCAATATTTTCATACTAGACCTACAAAAAACACCTCAGATTATCGTCTTGCCATTGAGAGGTAAGACTATTCGGCTTGTTGAAACTCGAATTTCACTCTCGACTTAGATTTAAGCTCGTTACAATCACCATTGCAGAAATAGCTCGCAGCCCCACAAGCTTGAAGCTTCTCTAATTGGCTGCTGCACTCAGGACAAAAGCCCACTTTTGTAAAGTGATCTTGGCAGCTTTCACAGTGGTATTTACCATCCCAGCTAAGTTCTGACTGGCATTTAGGGCAGATATTTTCACTCATAGGAAATCCTAACTTTTTACTTTCAGTACTAATAAGCAATCTACTCTTTCTTCGCCTTGGCTTGCTTGATTTGATACATGCTTTTGTCAGCTGACGCAATCAACTGATCGAGCCCTTTAGGCGACTTTTCACAAGCAATCCCAACACTGACTGAAAACTGAACGCCATTAATATAGAGAGCTTTATCCAACGCTTTTTCTAAGCTGTGATAAAAGTCTGACACTTTTTGTTCGGTATCAAAGCAAGAAAACACTACAAACTCGTCACCGCCGTAACGACCTACCTTGGCACATGCCGTAGTCGCTTCATCGAGAACTTTTGCAACGGCTAACAGAACATCATCGCCAAAGCTATGGCCATACGTATCGTTGATTAACTTGAATTTATCAACATCAACAAACAGGCAGGCCATCACTTTGTCCGCAAAACATCGTTTAACTAAAACCTTCTTAGCTTCACTTAACAATGCTCGGCGGTTCAAGCAATGCGTCAGCGAATCATGACTGGCAAAAAAGTTGAGTTGATTCTCTAGCTCGTATTTCTCTAGCGCTACTGAATACAAAGAAGCAAGCAGCTCCAAGATCTCGAGTTCAAATTCATGAGGTTCTGAAATGCATCGGCTGTAAATCGCAAATGTACCTAGCACGTGGCCATGCGAAGAGATGATGGGCACCGACCAACAAGCGTGTAAGTTGGCTTGATTGGTCAAGGTTAAGAAAGGCGCCCAATTTGAGTGAGTATTAATATCAGAGACCATAACAGCTTTCTTAAGCGCAGCAGCCTCTCCACAAGAACCAATACCAACGCCAATTCCAATACCTTCTATCTGCTGATTATAAAAATCGGGCAAGTTAGGCGCGCATTCGATGTGTAAAGTGTTCGACTTTGAGTTAAGCAGTAATATTGAGGCCATACGTTGCCCAAAAAGCTGCTCTGTAAGCTGAATGATCTTATGGTTTAAATCCTTACGATCCATTCCAAGTGCAAGCTTTCGAAGCAAACGATTCACTGCTCGGTGGCCTTCTAATAAAAATTGTTGTTCCATTCACTAAAGCTTTCAATTGTGTAGTCGGGTGCAGCCTGTTCTTATGCAAGCTTGCTGTTGGTTAATAATAACACACTAAATAACCACAACACACAATCGAAGATCATAGGTTGATCTTTTGCTTTATCTATTTTGATCAGCGATCTACCCCAAAAAGAATATTTATATCACCACACACCGAAAGCATAAGTTACATGTGCTGCATTTCAATTTTAAATGGTTATTTATTTTGATAATTACATATAAAAACAGGTTAAACAGAATAAGTAATTTCGATCTGTAACCGAAATCATCGAATTACATGCGTTAGCATTTCAATATGTTGCTCATCTAGCTGAGTTAACTTAACCGATAACGCCCCAAGCTCTGAAGTATTATCTATGTGAGTACCACCACACGGAATCGACACTAAAGTATCGCTATCCAATTGCCATTCCCAATAACGAGAGTCTGTTAATGCCTCGCCTTCCAATCTCATTGCCACTGGCGTCGAATCTGCGAGCCAACCTTTAATCATCTGATTGATGTCAGCTTCGATACCATCAATATTGGTTAGCATATCTGCTACGTTCAAACCACGCTTCTTCAGGGTTTTGCCCAAACGATACTTATCAGTACACAACTCAGGAGTCACAAAGCTAGTCACTTGTGCGTAGCTATTAAAGTCGTAACTGCCGAGCGGATCTTTTCTGTCGGCATCTTTCCGCCAGTAGCTCTCAGCCAATACTTTATTCAACGCTAAGAAAGCAATGTGGCCAGCACTGTGACCTCGGCTCAAACTGGCTTGGTACTCTTTATCAACCGACAACAGCACTTCGTCGTTAACATTAATCATAGAAACTAATACAGGTAGCTGGTGGACAACCACAAACGCCCAGCCTTCCGTATCACGTTTAACAGGAATATCGGCTGCGATGTGAAGTTTTCCAGTAGATTGTTCTATTGCACCAACAAGGCAGTCTCCCACAGGATATTGCTCGTTACCAACATTGACGAAGCCTTGGTCTGCTGGGTGATCGGGCCAAATATGACTCACAGGATGAAAAGGCGTCACATCAGTGATCAGGTAAGTTTTACTGCTGTCGCTTTCTACATACAGCGCTTTCGCCGTAAGTTGCCACGCTTGATGACAAAATTGAGTAATGGTTGGTGGGATTGCTTCAGCTTGTGTAATCAAATCGCTAGTGGTCATATTGTTCTTCTTTTGAAATCGAGTCTGATTCGTTAAGCCACAGCGAAACAAAAATGTGTCTTTGTGGCTTAACGTGAATTTTGCTTAAAAAAATACCCGAGACAGGCTCGGGTATCAAATCTATTGGAAAGGTTTACTTACGACCTTTAACCATGCTCATCATGCGCTTACGTTTACGTTCTTGAGAGATTGTCAGCTTGTTTGTTTTCGCTTCAAATGGGTTCTCGCTGTTCTGGAATTGAATGCGAATAGGTGTACCCATAATCTCTAGTGAACGACGATAGTAGTTCATCAAGAATCGCTTGTATGAATCTGGCAAGTTGCGAACTTGGTTACCGTGGATAACGATAATAGGTGGGTTGTAGCCACCAGCGTGCGCGTATTTCAGTTTCACACGACGGCCACGAACCATAGGCGGTTGGTGATCATCGGTTGCCATTTTCATGATACGAGTTAGCACAGAAGTACCAACACGAGTCGTTGCTGACTTGTAAGCCTCTTGAACAGACTCAAACAAGTGACCAACGCCTGTACCATGAAGTGCAGAAATAAAGTGAATACGTGCAAAATCAACGAAACCTAAACGACGGTCTAATTCTTTCTTAACGCGATCTTTAACGTCGTTATCTAGGCCATCCCATTTGTTTACTGCAATAACAATTGAACGACCCGCGTTCAATGCAAAGCCTAACAAGCTTAGATCTTGATCGGAGATGTTTTCGCGAGCATCGATAAGCAGCAATACAACGTTTGCATCTTCAATCGCTTTCAGTGTTTTAACCACTGAGAACTTCTCAACCGTTTCGTTGATATTTTTACGACGACGAACACCCGCAGTATCAATTAGAACGTATTCACGCTCATCACGCTGCATTGGAATGTAGATAGAGTCGCGGGTTGTGCCCGGCATATCGTAAACAACAACACGTTCTTCACCAAGAATACGGTTAGTTAATGTTGATTTACCTACGTTAGGACGGCCAATGATCGCTAGCTTGATCGGTTGATCTTGAAGGCGCTTGAATTCTTCTTCCGCTTCTTCTTCAGTAAAATCAACTTGCTCTTCTTCTTCGTCTTCAAACTCAGTCAAATCGCTTACTTCGCCATTCTCAGCTTTAAGCGCTTCCGCAAATGGGTTAAGAGCAAGATCAATCAACGCTGTTACACCACGACCGTGCGCAGCAGCGATCTGATACATGTCTTCTACACCTAGTTGCCAGAAGTCAGCACTTGCCGCATCAGGGTCAATACCATCAACCTTGTTTACTACTAGCATTGAAGGCTTTTCTAGTTGGCGAAGGTGCTTAGCAATCGCTACGTCTGAAGGTGTTAGACCAGCACGGCCATCTACCATAAATAGAACGACATCAGCTTCATCAATCGCCGCTAGCGACTGTTCAGCCATTTTAGTTTCAACACCTTCTTCGGTACCGTCGATACCACCAGTGTCAATAACAATAAAGTCATGCTCGCTAAAATGAGCATGACCGTATTTACGGTCACGCGTTAAGCCAGGAAAATCCGCAACCAATGCATCACGAGTTCGAGTCAATCGGTTAAATAACGTAGATTTACCTACGTTCGGACGCCCTACTAGAGCAACAACAGGTACCATAACAACCTCTACAATTTCTTCTCTAAATGTAGTTATAGGTAAGCACTTGTTCGCAAGTTTAAACTCTTACCTATAACCACACGGTTTATTAATTTTTAACAACAAAACGGCTCCTGGCTGTTACCAACCAGGAGCCGACTGTGAATTGTATCACGCTTTTATTGGCTAATCGTTAGTTTCTTTACATCGCCATTGCGAGTCGTCACTAAGTAGCCTTCAGGCAATTCAATTGGTGCTACCGCAAAGCCGCTATCATCGACTAACTGTTGAGCAACAAACTCACCAGATGAACGATCTAACCAGTGCAGATAACCTTCGGTGTCACCCACGACAACATAACCATTAATAATAGCAGGTGCTGTCAGTAAGCGGTTTTCTAACAATGGAGTGCTCCAAAGTTCAGTACCACTACGAGCATCAACTGCAACCACATGGTCTTTATCGGTAACCACAAACAAACGACTGCCATCACTCGCGAGATCAATCGCTGACGAATAGTTACGTTTCCAAATTGGCTTGCCAGCTCGAAGATCGATAGCAATCAATTGACCATTGATACCAACGGTATACAAAGTACCACCAAGAACAACTGGAGATGCATCAACATCCACTAAGCGATCAATTTCCGTTGCACCTTTTGGCGTACCTACTGGCTGTTGCCAAATAAGCTGGCCACGGTCAACAATAGCGGCAGCTAGACGACCATTTGCCGTACCCCAGAAAACACCACCAGAAACAGCAATAGGCGTACTGTCACCACGGAGTGTTAGGCTTGGAACTTCAGTGCTGATTGTCCACTTTTGCTCACCGGTCTCTTGGTCTAGAGCAATCATCATGCCGCGACTAGTATGAACCAGTACCATATTGTTTTCAGTCGCTGGGGATGCAAGCACCTCGCCATTCACTGAAACACGCCATAGCTCTTCACCCGTCGATTCGTCCAACGCGATCATTTCGCCATTCTCAGAACCAACAAATACTTTGCCGTAAGCCGCCGTTAAGCCACCCGATAAACGAGCCAGTACGTCTTTCTCTAGATCGACTTTCCAGAGCTCTTTACCCGTTTCAGGATCAAGCGCTTTAACCAAACCTTCGCGGCTTGCAACAAATACTTTGTCGTACGCCAGTTCTGGCGATAGTTTTGAAAAGTAGTGACCAACACCATCACCAACTGACGTAGACCATTCCTGTTTAGGAGTGAACTCGCTATTTACTGTTGGTACTGGAGCCATAATGACTGTGTCTTCTTCACCCGCACAGCCTACTAACAGGCCAAGAGCAATCGCACACAACGCCGCTTTGGGAAACATCTTCTTCATTCAAAGCGCCTTATTTAGCTAGGTCGTCAAGTTTGATTTGAAGCGTTTGGCTAGCATCAACAGCTTGCTGTGCTTCTGTGTAAGCACTGTATGCTGCGTCTGTATCGCCTTTACGAAGTGAAATATCACCACGTAGTTCAGCAACACGGCCTTTCCAGGATTCGTCAGTCATCGCTTCAAGATCAGTCAATGCTGCGTCAAATTCACCTTGCTCAGCTTTGATACGTGCAACACGGTAAGTAAGAAGTGGCGCTAGAGCCGCATCCTTAGTTGCCGATTTTGCCCACTCAAGCTGTTCAAGTGCCGCTGCAAGTTCGCCCGCTTGTACTTGTGCTTTTGCTAGTTGCATAGCAGCAAGAACGGAATACTCAGCGTCTTTATTTGCGTCGATGAAAGCTTGAATGTCAGATTGAGCATCAACGCCCTTAGCATCAAGAGCTGAAATGACAGAGGTATAGCTTTCTGAAGCAGCTTCACGCGCTTCAAGGACTGAATCTTGGTAATAGCGCCAACCAAATAGACCACCTAAACCAATAACCGCACCAAAGATTACGGCTTTACCGTTCTCTTTCCACCAATCTTTAATGGCTTCAACCTGTTGCTCTTCGCTATCGTAAAGTTCCACTTCCTGTCCTCTTTAATTCTTTAAACGCCAGCATAGTGCTGACGTTAATATTCATTATGAGCGTTTGCTCAATGGCTAATTAGATTAGCGCAGCAACTTTCTCTGCAACTTCCGCTTGAGACACGGTTTCTTGCTCGCCGCCAACCAAATCTTTTAGTACAACGGTATTATCAGCAACTTCGTTCTCACCAAGCACTAGCGCCACAACGGCACCTACTTTGTCAGCACGTTTGAATTGCTTCTTGAAGTTACCACCACCAAAGTGGTTCATCACACGCACGCCTTCTACAGTGTCGCGTAATTGATTCGCTAGTTGCATGCCTGCGATCATAGTGCCTTCGCCAGCCGCAACCATGTAAACATCAACGCTACGGCGAACTTCTGTTAGTTCTAGCGTTTCCATCATCAGAACCAGACGCTCTAGACCCATTGCGAAGCCAACTGCATTGGTTGCTTTTCCGCCCAGTTGCTCAACAAGACCATCGTAACGGCCGCCGCCACATACTGTACCTTGAGCACCAAGGCTGTCTGTGATCCACTCAAATACGGTACGGTTGTAGTAATCTAGGCCGCGTACTAGACGCTCATTAACTTGGTATTCGATACCAACAGCGTCAAGAAGTTCACACAAACCAGCAAAATGTTGCTTCGATTCTTCACCTAGATATTCAGATAGTCGAGGTGCGTCACCTAAGATAGCTTGAACATCAGGGTTCTTAGTATCAAGTACACGTAGAGGGTTAGTGTGCATACGACGTTTACAATCATCATCTAGCACATCAATGTGTTGCTCAAGGAAAGCCACTAACGCAGTGCGGTAGCTTACGCGATCTTCTTGAGAACCGATTGAGTTTAGCTCTAGGCGAACGTGCTTATCGATACCTAGCTCACGCCATAGGCGAGCTGTCATCATGATAAGTTCTGCGTCAACGTCTGGACCGTCTAAGCCAAACACTTCAACACCACATTGGTGGAATTGACGGTAACGACCTTTTTGAGGACGCTCGTGGCGGAACATCGGGCCCATGTACCATAGGCGCTGTTCATCACGGTTGATAAGGCTATTTTGAATACATGAACGTACACAACCAGCTGTGCCTTCTGGACGCAGCGTTAGGCTATCGCCATTGCGGTCGTCAAAGGTGTACATCTCTTTAGAAACAACGTCTGTCTCTTCACCAACGGCACGGCTAAATAGGTTTGTTTCTTCAACGATAGGCATACGTACTTCGTTGTAACCGTATGCACTCACCACGTTTTTAACTGCGCTTTCTACTTTCTGCCACAGTGGTGATTGAGTTGGAAGGCAGTCGTTCATGCCTCGAATTGCTTGGATATTTTTAGCCACAGTATTTATTCCGTAATTTCTCACGACCAGGTGTTAGTGCGAATAGACAGTCACACCCCATCGCGTTGTATTAATCTTCTAAGTTTTCTACATCAATGCGATTTGCTTTATCAAGCACTGACGCTTTTGCACGAATCTTAGCTTCAAGTTTGTCGACAAGATCATCGTTGTCGAAGCGCTCTTTCTGACGCTTACCGTCTTCGTAGAAGGCACTTTTACGTGCACTACCGGCTAAACCTAAGTGAGACACTTCAGCTTCACCAGGGCCGTTAACCACACAACCGATGATTGATACGTCCATTGGGGTAATAACGTCTTCTAAGCGCTCTTCAAGGGCGTTAACGGTGTTAATAACATCGAACTCTTGACGAGAACAGCTCGGGCACGCAATGAAGTTGATGCCACGCGAGCGAATGCGCAAAGATTTAAGAATATCAAAGCCAACTTTGATCTCTTCAACAGGATCAGCCGCTAGCGAGATACGCAGCGTGTCACCGATACCTTCAGAAAGAAGCATACCTAGACCCACAGCTGACTTCACAGAGCCAGCACGAGCACCGCCCGCTTCGGTGATACCAAGGTGAAGTGGTTGGTCAATCTGCTTAGCCAGCAAACGGTAAGAGCCGACGGCGAGGAAGACATCAGAAGCCTTAACGCTGACTTTAAATTGATCAAAGTTCAAACGGTCTAGGATATCGACGTGACGCATTGCGGATTCAACAAGCGCTTCGGCTGTCGGTTCTGTGTATTTCTCTTGGATCTCTTTTTCAAGAGAGCCGCCGTTAACACCAATACGAATCGGAATATTCATATCGCGAGCACAATCAACAACGGAGCGGATACGACTTTCATTACCGATGTTACCAGGGTTGATACGCAAACAGTCAACGCCATATTCAGCCACTTTAAGGGCGATACGGTAGTCGAAATGAATATCAGCAACCAAAGGAACAGATACTTGCTGCTTGATTAACTTAAACGCTTCAGCGGCATCCATAGTAGGAACAGATACGCGAACGATATCAGCACCCACTTTTTCCAAAGCTCGAATTTGAGCAACGGTCGCGGCTACATCAGTTGTTCTTGTGTTGGTCATGGATTGCACAGCAATTGGTGCACCATCACCGATCGGCACATCACCCACATAAATACGGGTTGATTTGCGACGAATAATAGGAGATTCGTGTTGCATATTAACTCTAAGGTAAGGTTATTCTAGCTACTTTGCCTGAAGTATACCCAGAAAGGTCGACAGGTTCACTTGCAAATGTCATCGATACGCCTTCAGGCGCACCCAGAATCACTTTATATGGTGCAGCTCCAGAAAGATTTAAGGTCTGGCCTGCTTTTTTGATGCCAGTAGACAACGTTTTACCCGAAGCATCTTTCACTTGGATCCAGCAATCGGCAGAAAACTGCATCACTAGCTCGTTAACCACAGATTCTGGAGCTACCGTTTCTAATTCTGCCGTAACAGAAGCGACGTCTGCAGCTTGTTGTGCTTCTTCCATCTGTTCAACTAGTTCAATAGTTTCTGAAGTTTCAGCTGTATTTGTAGAAGTCAGATCATCAGAGTTTTCAGTAACAAAAGATGTCTCTGTGTTTTGTTCAGCTTCAATCACTTCTAATGACGTTAATTCAGGGTCTAGCGACTCATCGACCATTAGCTCTTCTGAGCTTTCGGTATTAACCAGAGATTGAGACAAGGTGTCTTGCTGTTGGTTCTGCCACCACCACAATGAAGACATGCCTACAATCACCGCGAAAATACTCCAAGTTAGGAACATAATACGGCTATTGTGCTTTTCGGTTTTGGTCTTACGAGAAAAGCTCAGCATTTCTTGTTCTTGATGTTGAGCGTCACCAGAATGATGAAGCGCATTTAAAACCACTTTCTCATCAAGATTAACGTACTTCGCATATGAGCGAATGTAGCCACGCATAAACGTTGCCACTTGGTCAGATTCGAACTGGTTTTCTTCGATTTGTTGAATCAAAGTAACGCGAAGCTTCAAGCGATCAGAGATCTGCTTTTGTGTTAAACCAAGAGATTCACGCTTATTTTTAAGCAGTGTTCCTGCTTCTAAAGTCGGTGCAACTATTTCAGGTGTTTTTGTGTCGTGTTCTGTGTTCATAGAGAGTGAACTTCTAAAGTATTATCGCAGGTTGATGAGAGCATGTTTTTATTGTCGTTTAAGCTCAATCTAGCAACCCACTTTATGTGGAATTTTTCCTGTTACTTAAATCATCAACCCTTAAAGACAAACATCGGTCATACCGTTATGAACGACGCTCTCAGGAAGCTAGTTTATCAAGTAGCCAACCTAAATAGACATATTGATGATCAGTAACAAGCGAGCACTTAAAATTAATTTAAGATTAGTTAATCATAAGCTAATGCCATTACAAGGCAAAAACACTTTAAACAAAATTTACCGTCAGCTCATGGTTTTGTCCAAAATTTGACGAAAAATGTAAGAAAGCATGGGAAAAAAGTCTAAAAATTGGAAATTAACTCTCCCAAAAAGCAACAAGCCAGAAGTTAGACTTCTGGCTTGTTTAAATTCCAATCGCGTTTAAACCGCTTTTACTTCAATCACACCACCTGCAATGAGGTTAGCTTCTGAGGCGGCTTTCAGCATTTTGGTACGCTTGGTTCTGTCAATAACATCCCCCACCAATTGGCCACATGCGGCATCAATGTCATCACCACGAGTTTTACGAACCGTTACTGTGTAGTTGTATTCCATCAGCGTTTTTTGGAAGCGATCAATACGAGAATTACTTGGCTTCTTGTAAGGTGACCCTGGGTAAGGGTTAAATGGAATCAAGTTAATCTTACATGGCGTATCTTTCATTAGCTCAGCAAGTTCACGAGCATGGTCCATATCGTCATTCACATGATCCAATAGAACGTACTCAACGGTTACTTTACCGCGGTTAGCATTTGAAGAAGCAATGTAACGACGAACAGACGCTAGGAAGTCTTGGATATCCCAACGGTCGTTGATCGGCATGATTTGGCTACGTAGTGCATCGTTTGGTGCATGTAGAGAAATCGCAAGTGCTACGTCGATGTTATCAGTCATTTGGTCAAGGCCAGATACAACACCAGAAGTTGATACCGTTACACGACGCTTAGACAGTGCGAAGCCAAGATCATCAAGCATGATTTCTAATGATGGAATTAGATTCTTCATGTTCAATAGAGGTTCACCCATACCCATCATTACAA
Proteins encoded in this region:
- the urtB gene encoding urea ABC transporter permease subunit UrtB, yielding MKNVLNVFKALLLMAISAQLAFAGITDEASFTKALVGKKTSDKELAIDWIIETQTEDVSKAILDGWLNGNLYYFNDKKNEHYKQLYLIQNTKTATSVQSVWDESTLNIDNAKLFKKVRVNNKLRGILRGEIASIGLNSSNPDVRYQAVLDLLGTKDATIIDRLSELRENETDGKVAELMDLSLAIFTSLDNSATTEARVTSIERVGDFKHSVVLKTLNQLLNGEQEPSILAATERAMDDYQQSQALYSGVETVFFGLSLGSVLVLAGIGLAITFGVMGVINMAHGELIMIGAYTTYVLQLLMPNHIGLALILSIPAAFIVSGLVGIAIERSVIRHLYGRPLETLLATFGISLILQQAVRSIFSPLNRSVSTPEWMSGALQLNPMLSLTYNRLYIILFCGLVFMGLLMVLKKTPLGLQVRAVSQNRGMARAMGIRSERVDAMTFGLGSGVAGVAGVALSQLTNVGPNMGQAYIIDSFMVVVFGGVGNLWGTLVAGLSLGLFNKILEPWAGAVLAKILVLVFIILFIQKRPRGLFPQRGRAAEG
- the urtA gene encoding urea ABC transporter substrate-binding protein translates to MNKVFNLSLAALCTTLSFSSATVLAADDTIKVGVLHSLSGTMAISETTLKDTVLMLIDEQNKKGGLLGKKLEPVVVDPASNWPLFAEKARELIEKEKVDVVFGGWTSVSRKSMLPVFEELNSILFYPVQYEGEESSKNVFYTGAAPNQQAIPAVDYLMDELEVERWVLAGTDYVYPRTTNKILEAYLKSKGVAEEDIMINYTPFGHSDWQSIVSDIKKFGEAGKKTAVVSTVNGDANVPFYKELGAQGVSSEDIPVIAFSVGEEELSGMDTEPLVGHLAAWNYFMSVDTEVNEEFVETWQSFIKSDKRVTNDPMEAHYIGFNMWAQAVTNAGTTDAEAVQDALIGVSVPNLSGGYSTMLPNHHITKPVLIGEIQDDGQFDIVWETTGLVAGDAWSNYLPESAKLFSSWSKPFSCGAFNVETKKCSGGN
- a CDS encoding zinc ribbon domain-containing protein; this translates as MSENICPKCQSELSWDGKYHCESCQDHFTKVGFCPECSSQLEKLQACGAASYFCNGDCNELKSKSRVKFEFQQAE
- a CDS encoding sensor domain-containing diguanylate cyclase, translating into MEQQFLLEGHRAVNRLLRKLALGMDRKDLNHKIIQLTEQLFGQRMASILLLNSKSNTLHIECAPNLPDFYNQQIEGIGIGVGIGSCGEAAALKKAVMVSDINTHSNWAPFLTLTNQANLHACWSVPIISSHGHVLGTFAIYSRCISEPHEFELEILELLASLYSVALEKYELENQLNFFASHDSLTHCLNRRALLSEAKKVLVKRCFADKVMACLFVDVDKFKLINDTYGHSFGDDVLLAVAKVLDEATTACAKVGRYGGDEFVVFSCFDTEQKVSDFYHSLEKALDKALYINGVQFSVSVGIACEKSPKGLDQLIASADKSMYQIKQAKAKKE
- a CDS encoding alanyl-tRNA editing protein, giving the protein MTTSDLITQAEAIPPTITQFCHQAWQLTAKALYVESDSSKTYLITDVTPFHPVSHIWPDHPADQGFVNVGNEQYPVGDCLVGAIEQSTGKLHIAADIPVKRDTEGWAFVVVHQLPVLVSMINVNDEVLLSVDKEYQASLSRGHSAGHIAFLALNKVLAESYWRKDADRKDPLGSYDFNSYAQVTSFVTPELCTDKYRLGKTLKKRGLNVADMLTNIDGIEADINQMIKGWLADSTPVAMRLEGEALTDSRYWEWQLDSDTLVSIPCGGTHIDNTSELGALSVKLTQLDEQHIEMLTHVIR
- the der gene encoding ribosome biogenesis GTPase Der, with protein sequence MVPVVALVGRPNVGKSTLFNRLTRTRDALVADFPGLTRDRKYGHAHFSEHDFIVIDTGGIDGTEEGVETKMAEQSLAAIDEADVVLFMVDGRAGLTPSDVAIAKHLRQLEKPSMLVVNKVDGIDPDAASADFWQLGVEDMYQIAAAHGRGVTALIDLALNPFAEALKAENGEVSDLTEFEDEEEEQVDFTEEEAEEEFKRLQDQPIKLAIIGRPNVGKSTLTNRILGEERVVVYDMPGTTRDSIYIPMQRDEREYVLIDTAGVRRRKNINETVEKFSVVKTLKAIEDANVVLLLIDARENISDQDLSLLGFALNAGRSIVIAVNKWDGLDNDVKDRVKKELDRRLGFVDFARIHFISALHGTGVGHLFESVQEAYKSATTRVGTSVLTRIMKMATDDHQPPMVRGRRVKLKYAHAGGYNPPIIVIHGNQVRNLPDSYKRFLMNYYRRSLEIMGTPIRIQFQNSENPFEAKTNKLTISQERKRKRMMSMVKGRK